The following are encoded together in the Streptomyces sp. NBC_00341 genome:
- a CDS encoding 2-oxoacid:acceptor oxidoreductase subunit alpha: protein MTSQVSSPAEQADEASEALVGGQRAPQSATDNGDKEIRRLDRVIIRFAGDSGDGMQLTGDRFTSETASFGNDLSTLPNFPAEIRAPAGTLPGVSSFQLHFADHDILTPGDAPNVLVAMNPAALKANIADVPRGAEIIVNTDEFTKRPMAKVGYQTNPLEDGSLEAYNVHPVPLTTLTIEALKDFGLPRKEAERSKNMFALGLLSWMYHRPTEGTETFLRAKFAKKPQIAEANVTAFRAGWNFGETTEDFAVSYEVAPATQAFPTGTYRNISGNLALSYGLIAAGRQADLPVYLGSYPITPASDILHELSKHKNFGVRTFQAEDEIAGIGAALGAAFGGALGVTTTSGPGVALKSETIGLAVSLELPLLIIDIQRGGPSTGLPTKTEQADLLQAMYGRNGEAPVPIVAPRTPADCFDAALDAARIALTYRTPVFLLSDGYLANGSEPWRIPEVDGLPDLRVQFAHGPNHELADGTEVFWPYKRDPQTLARPWAVPGTPGLEHRIGGIEKQDGTGNISYDPANHDFMVRTRQAKIDGIQVPDVEVDDPTEARTLVLGWGSTYGPITAAVRRLRAAGEPIAQAHLRHINPFPRNLGEVLRRYDKVVVPEMNLGQLATLIRAKYLVDAHSYNQVNGMPFKAEQLATALKEAIDA, encoded by the coding sequence GTGACCAGCCAGGTCAGTAGCCCCGCCGAACAGGCCGATGAGGCCAGTGAGGCGCTCGTGGGGGGACAGCGTGCCCCCCAGTCCGCAACAGACAACGGTGACAAAGAGATCCGCCGTCTGGACCGGGTGATCATCCGTTTCGCGGGTGACTCCGGTGACGGTATGCAGCTCACGGGTGACCGGTTCACCTCGGAGACCGCTTCCTTCGGGAACGACCTCTCCACCCTGCCGAACTTCCCCGCCGAGATCCGGGCTCCCGCAGGGACGCTGCCCGGGGTTTCGTCGTTCCAGCTGCATTTCGCGGACCACGACATCCTGACTCCGGGCGACGCGCCCAACGTGCTGGTCGCGATGAATCCGGCCGCGCTGAAGGCCAATATCGCGGATGTGCCGCGCGGCGCGGAAATCATCGTGAACACCGACGAGTTCACCAAACGCCCGATGGCCAAGGTCGGATATCAGACAAATCCGCTGGAGGACGGCTCGCTGGAGGCGTACAACGTCCACCCGGTGCCGCTGACCACCCTCACCATCGAGGCGCTGAAGGACTTCGGACTCCCCCGCAAGGAGGCCGAGCGCTCCAAGAACATGTTCGCGCTCGGGCTGCTGTCCTGGATGTACCACCGGCCGACCGAGGGGACGGAGACGTTCCTGCGGGCCAAGTTCGCGAAGAAGCCGCAGATCGCCGAGGCGAACGTGACGGCGTTCCGGGCGGGGTGGAACTTCGGCGAGACCACGGAGGACTTCGCGGTCAGCTACGAGGTGGCCCCGGCCACCCAGGCCTTCCCCACCGGTACGTACCGCAACATCTCGGGGAACCTCGCGCTGTCCTACGGGCTGATCGCCGCAGGCCGGCAGGCGGACCTGCCGGTCTACCTGGGCTCGTACCCCATCACCCCGGCCTCCGACATCCTGCACGAGCTGTCGAAGCACAAGAACTTCGGCGTGCGCACCTTCCAGGCCGAGGACGAGATCGCGGGCATCGGTGCCGCGCTGGGCGCCGCGTTCGGCGGTGCGCTCGGGGTGACGACCACCTCGGGGCCGGGTGTGGCGCTGAAGTCGGAGACCATCGGGCTCGCCGTCTCCCTGGAACTGCCGCTGCTGATCATCGACATCCAGCGCGGCGGCCCCTCCACCGGACTGCCCACCAAGACGGAGCAGGCCGACCTGCTCCAGGCGATGTACGGGCGCAACGGCGAGGCCCCGGTCCCGATCGTCGCCCCCAGGACGCCGGCGGACTGCTTCGACGCGGCGCTCGACGCGGCCCGGATCGCGCTGACCTACCGCACCCCGGTCTTCCTGCTCTCCGACGGGTACCTCGCCAACGGCTCCGAGCCCTGGCGCATCCCCGAGGTGGACGGGCTCCCGGACCTGCGCGTCCAGTTCGCCCACGGCCCCAACCACGAGCTGGCCGACGGCACCGAGGTCTTCTGGCCGTACAAGCGCGACCCGCAGACCCTGGCCCGCCCCTGGGCGGTCCCCGGCACCCCCGGCCTCGAACACCGCATCGGCGGCATCGAGAAGCAGGACGGCACCGGGAACATCTCCTACGACCCGGCCAACCACGACTTCATGGTCCGCACCCGGCAGGCCAAGATCGACGGCATCCAGGTCCCGGACGTGGAGGTCGACGACCCCACGGAAGCCCGGACGCTGGTCCTGGGCTGGGGCTCCACGTACGGCCCCATCACCGCCGCCGTCCGGCGGCTGCGCGCCGCCGGAGAGCCCATCGCCCAGGCACATCTGCGCCACATCAATCCGTTCCCGAGGAATCTCGGCGAGGTGCTGAGGCGTTACGACAAGGTGGTCGTCCCGGAGATGAACCTGGGACAGCTGGCCACCCTCATCCGGGCCAAGTACCTGGTGGACGCGCACAGTTACAACCAGGTCAACGGCATGCCGTTCAAGGCCGAGCAGCTCGCGACGGCCCTCAAGGAGGCCATCGATGCCTGA
- a CDS encoding response regulator transcription factor, with protein sequence MRVVIAEDSVLLREGLTRLLTDLGHDVVAGVGDAEALIKTVGDLAGQDALPDVVVADVRMPPTHTDEGVRAAVRLRKEYPGMGVLVLSQYVEEQYATELLAGSSRGVGYLLKDRVAEVREFVDAVVRVAQGGTALDPEVVAQLLGRSRKQDVLAGLTPREREVLGLMAEGRTNSAVAKQLVVSDGAVEKHVSNIFQKLGLSPSDGDHRRVLAVLTYLNS encoded by the coding sequence GTGCGGGTAGTCATCGCCGAGGATTCGGTACTGCTCCGGGAGGGACTCACCCGGCTGCTGACCGATCTCGGTCATGACGTCGTGGCGGGGGTCGGGGACGCCGAGGCGCTGATCAAGACGGTGGGCGACCTCGCCGGGCAGGACGCGCTGCCCGATGTGGTGGTCGCGGACGTGCGGATGCCGCCGACCCACACGGACGAGGGCGTGCGGGCCGCGGTACGGCTCCGAAAGGAGTACCCGGGCATGGGGGTACTGGTCCTTTCGCAGTATGTAGAGGAGCAGTACGCCACCGAGTTGCTGGCCGGATCCAGCCGGGGCGTGGGATATCTGCTGAAGGACCGGGTCGCCGAGGTGCGGGAGTTCGTGGACGCGGTGGTCCGGGTGGCGCAGGGCGGTACGGCGCTGGACCCGGAGGTCGTCGCGCAGCTGCTGGGCCGGAGCCGCAAGCAGGACGTGCTGGCCGGGCTGACGCCCCGTGAGCGCGAGGTCCTCGGCCTGATGGCGGAGGGGCGGACCAACTCCGCGGTGGCGAAACAGCTGGTCGTGAGCGATGGCGCGGTGGAGAAGCACGTCAGCAACATCTTCCAGAAGCTCGGGCTGTCCCCCAGTGACGGCGACCACCGGCGGGTGCTGGCCGTGCTGACCTATCTGAACTCCTGA
- a CDS encoding sensor histidine kinase, whose protein sequence is MATAYGPDTRDQQRSGTGTGTGFGSGFGTGSRKGAGSGSGSGSGSGSGSGSGDDRPDAKHVFPAVLRAPFEGRTWRETAYLLLSLPLSIVFFSLAITMTSLGAGLLITFLGIPVLAGGLAMCRGFGALERARARGLLGLDVASPEPVRGRTGGLMSWVGAVLKSGVSWRHLLYSLLHLPWAVFGFIVSTALWSWGLAAFTYPAWHWIFPAYTGVEGVQLYGDDGHRVYLDSPVELALTSAVGLLFVLVTPWIVRGLTSVDRLMVTGLLGPSRLATRVTELESDRGVVVDTAAADLRRIERDLHDGAQARLVALAMDLGLAKEKLTDDPEAAARMVDEAHGEVKVALQELRDLARGIHPAVLTDRGLDAALSAIASRCTVPVTVEVDLTSRPAQAIEGIAYFTVSELLQNVSKHSGARTASVDVWRTADRLLLQVTDNGRGGAGLTSGSGLAGLTERLDAVDGILVVESPVGGPTKITAELPWRG, encoded by the coding sequence ATGGCCACGGCATACGGACCGGATACGCGGGACCAGCAGCGCTCGGGCACCGGCACCGGCACCGGCTTCGGCAGCGGCTTCGGCACCGGTTCGAGGAAAGGGGCCGGGTCCGGGTCCGGGTCCGGGTCCGGGTCCGGGTCCGGGTCCGGCTCGGGGGACGACCGCCCCGACGCGAAGCACGTGTTCCCCGCCGTACTGCGCGCCCCGTTCGAGGGCCGGACCTGGCGCGAGACCGCGTATCTGCTGCTCAGCCTGCCCCTCAGCATCGTGTTCTTCTCCCTCGCGATCACCATGACGTCGCTGGGCGCAGGGCTGCTCATCACCTTCCTGGGGATTCCGGTGCTGGCCGGGGGCCTGGCCATGTGCCGCGGGTTCGGCGCGCTGGAGCGGGCGCGGGCCCGTGGACTGCTGGGCCTCGACGTGGCGTCCCCGGAGCCGGTGCGGGGGCGGACCGGCGGGCTGATGTCGTGGGTCGGGGCGGTCCTGAAGAGCGGGGTGTCCTGGCGGCACCTGCTCTACTCGCTGCTGCACCTGCCGTGGGCCGTCTTCGGCTTCATCGTCTCGACGGCCCTGTGGTCCTGGGGCCTGGCGGCCTTCACCTACCCGGCGTGGCACTGGATCTTCCCGGCGTACACGGGCGTCGAGGGGGTCCAGCTGTACGGGGACGACGGGCACCGGGTCTATCTGGACTCCCCCGTCGAGCTGGCCCTGACCAGCGCCGTCGGGCTGCTGTTCGTCCTGGTCACCCCGTGGATCGTGCGCGGTCTGACCTCGGTGGACCGGCTGATGGTGACCGGGCTGCTGGGTCCGTCCCGGCTGGCGACGCGGGTCACGGAGCTGGAGTCGGACCGGGGTGTGGTCGTCGACACCGCCGCCGCCGACCTGCGCCGCATCGAACGCGACCTCCACGACGGCGCCCAGGCCCGCCTCGTCGCCCTCGCCATGGATCTGGGCCTCGCCAAGGAGAAGCTGACCGACGACCCCGAGGCCGCCGCCAGGATGGTCGACGAGGCACACGGCGAGGTCAAAGTCGCACTCCAGGAACTGCGCGACCTGGCCAGGGGCATCCACCCCGCCGTCCTCACCGACCGAGGCCTCGACGCCGCCCTCTCCGCCATCGCCTCCCGCTGCACCGTCCCGGTCACCGTCGAGGTGGACCTGACGTCCCGGCCCGCGCAGGCCATCGAGGGCATCGCGTACTTCACCGTGTCCGAGCTCCTCCAGAACGTCAGCAAACACAGCGGGGCCCGCACGGCGTCCGTCGACGTGTGGCGGACGGCGGACCGGCTGCTGCTCCAGGTCACCGACAACGGGCGCGGCGGCGCCGGCCTGACGTCGGGCAGCGGTCTCGCCGGTCTGACGGAGCGGCTGGACGCGGTGGACGGGATCCTGGTCGTCGAGTCCCCGGTGGGCGGCCCGACCAAGATCACCGCCGAACTCCCCTGGCGCGGCTGA
- a CDS encoding sensor domain-containing protein encodes MTMSPQVPGNDRPPPVRFAFDTYTWKEIAHLLANLPLAVLGFVYSVLMIGIGVGLAVTVIGLPLLAVGLQGSRLIGRAERGRARGLLGVRIDEPSPMARVRREEGFFAWLWTSLKDPVGWRAVLYSFIRLPWGVLTFALTLVSLFVLWPVLPYTARFMANADRGMVRGLLSPSDELERRIAELESDRGVVVDTAAADLRRIERDLHDGAQARLVALAMGLGLAKEKLTDDPEAAARMVDEAHGEVKVALQELRDLARGIHPAVLTDRGLDAALSAIASRCTVPVTVGVDLPGRPAQAIEGIAYFTVSELLQNVSKHSGARTASVEVWRTADRLLLQVTDDGRGGASMDGGTGMSGLAERLGAVDGLFVLDSPPGGPTTVTAELPWRDRENEKAAARGRMEKA; translated from the coding sequence ATGACCATGAGCCCGCAGGTACCCGGTAACGACCGGCCGCCGCCCGTCCGCTTCGCCTTCGACACGTACACCTGGAAGGAGATCGCGCATCTCCTCGCCAATCTCCCTTTGGCGGTCCTCGGGTTCGTGTACTCGGTGCTCATGATCGGCATCGGTGTCGGTCTCGCGGTCACGGTCATCGGGCTGCCTCTGCTGGCCGTCGGGCTCCAGGGTTCGCGGCTGATCGGCCGGGCCGAGCGGGGCCGGGCGCGGGGTCTGCTCGGGGTGCGGATCGACGAGCCGAGCCCGATGGCTCGGGTCCGCCGCGAGGAGGGGTTCTTCGCCTGGCTGTGGACGAGCCTGAAGGACCCGGTGGGCTGGCGCGCGGTGCTGTACTCCTTCATCCGGCTGCCGTGGGGCGTGCTCACCTTCGCGTTGACGCTCGTGAGCCTCTTCGTCCTGTGGCCGGTACTCCCCTATACGGCGCGGTTCATGGCCAACGCCGACCGGGGCATGGTGCGCGGGCTGCTCTCGCCCTCCGACGAGCTGGAACGCCGCATCGCGGAGCTGGAGTCGGACCGGGGCGTGGTCGTCGACACCGCCGCCGCCGACCTGCGCCGCATCGAACGCGATCTCCACGACGGCGCCCAGGCCCGCCTCGTCGCCCTCGCCATGGGGCTCGGCCTCGCCAAGGAGAAGCTGACCGACGACCCCGAGGCCGCCGCCAGGATGGTCGACGAGGCACACGGCGAGGTCAAAGTCGCACTCCAGGAACTGCGCGACCTCGCCCGGGGCATCCACCCCGCCGTCCTCACCGACCGAGGCCTCGACGCCGCCCTCTCCGCCATCGCCTCCCGCTGCACCGTCCCCGTGACGGTCGGGGTGGATCTGCCGGGGCGGCCGGCGCAGGCCATCGAGGGCATCGCGTACTTCACGGTGTCCGAGCTCCTCCAGAACGTCAGCAAACACAGCGGGGCCCGCACGGCGTCCGTCGAGGTGTGGCGGACGGCGGACCGGCTGCTGCTCCAGGTCACCGACGATGGACGCGGCGGCGCCTCGATGGACGGCGGTACGGGGATGTCCGGACTGGCCGAGCGGCTGGGCGCCGTGGACGGGCTGTTCGTCCTCGACTCGCCGCCCGGCGGCCCGACGACCGTCACGGCGGAGCTGCCCTGGCGCGACCGGGAGAACGAGAAGGCCGCCGCACGCGGCCGGATGGAGAAGGCGTAA